Proteins encoded together in one Streptomyces sp. B1I3 window:
- a CDS encoding non-ribosomal peptide synthetase gives MSTNDTSSLEAVLPLTPLQEGLLFHAQYDEQSGPDVYVMQLGLDIDGPLDVAALRAAAHALLGRHGNLRAGFRHDGPRALQFVPKATDLPWHEADVSTLPEQEREAALRNITERDRATRFDLRNPPLLRFTVIRVAKGRHRLLVTNHHILLDGWSAPVLVRELFELYAAGGDATSLPPVTPYRYHLAWLAKQDREGAVRAWRSALDGLDEPTLLAAMPDDRSTTVLPSKVAVMLAPETTARLTERTREHGVTLNTVVQAAWGLLLARLTDRRDVTFGMTLAGRSPEIPGVHTMVGLFLNTVPVRVRVGREETLLELCEKLQEEQRALMAHQHLGLADIQRAAGHGDLFDTLTVLENFPVDPATLTLPGGLSVADFFSTDGAHYPLALMVIPGDSLELRFTYRSDAFDAAEIEGFGKRLTAVLEAFAAEPSRPTGAVELLDADERARLLRTWNPAPVPAPARTLPELLALRAAETPDREALVRGDRSLTYAETTRRAEEIAAWLLDRGVRPEEPVGIAMERSVDFVLAVLGVLRAGAVYVPVDHRWPGSRRADVLQDSGTTLVLEDGDLPGSYPVPAGGVPMPPGPERLAYVMYTSGSTGRPKGVAVTHRGIADLAADSRFAGGAQERVLMHSAHAFDASTYEMWIPLLSGGTLVVGPPGELDMATIGRTVAEGRVTAALFTTGLFRLIAAEAPEILRPMREVWAGGEAVPAASVRQVLEACPDLTVVDAYGPTEVTVIAAAHPLAADRPVPDPVPIGRPFDGKQVYVLDSGLGLCPVGVPGELYVSGVGLARGYLGRAGLTSERFVANPFGVPGSRLYRTGDVVRWRADGVLEFVGRRDDQVKLRGFRIELGEIESVLAGHDAVGQAAVLVREDRPGIRQLVGYVVPAAGSGLDTEELRAWAAERLPEYMVPRPVVALDALPLTTNGKIDTNALPVPEYGTEEARGPRTPHEELLCGLFQEVLGLPSVSVDDNFFELGGHSLLATRLVSRVRAVLGVELSIRRVFEEPTAARLAAHLMDGAAPARTPLRPADRPERVPLSFAQRRLWFLNRMEGPSATYNIPFAVRLSGELSVRALAEALGDVVARHESLRTVFPDTDGEPWQQVVPAGVAAVDVEVTDVTEERLPAALDAAGATGFDLARELPLRARLFRTAPDEHVLCVVVHHIAGDGWSQAPLSRDLGEAYRARLAGEAPQWRPLPVQYADYTLWQRGLLGDEHDEDSLAATQQAYWAEQLAGAPQELELPADRPRPPVATHRGSHVPVTVDTELAQRLRGLATKTDTTPFMVFQAALAALLSRLGAGTDIPIGTPVAGRMDAAADDLVGFFVNTLVLRTDVSGDPSFLDLLHRARRTALDAYAHQDLPFERLVDLVGADRSLAHNPLFQVLIAYQNNTSGELELPGLRVTVQDMMLPVAKVDLELSVAEGADGGISGILGYSTDLFDRDSAARVAGHLVTLLRAVVADPRVPVRSLEILPEGQRAQLLTHWNDSERPVPAGTVPELFARQAEAVPTRPAVVAGGTTLDYAALAGRANRLARLLIERGVGPEDRVALVLPRSAELTTALLAVMTSGGAYVPVDPNHPADRIAYMIRDSAPALVVTVAGSAGRLPAGYGEPLVLDSPGTVDALAGLSGAEVTDADRRSPLSPDHPAYVIYTSGSTGRPKGVSVTHRGLGNLAAWHAERLGVTRESRVGQFAAPSFDASAWETVMALLNGAALVLTPADGPVLGGALTGFLTGERITHATLTPTALSGADPQDAPTGLTLVTAGEACPRDLAARWSPGRRVINAYGPTETTVCATASSPVDGTVTPPIGGPIANTRVYVLDPALNLCAVGVPGELYVSGVGLARGYLGRAGLTSERFVANPFGVPGSRLYRTGDVVRWRADGVLEFVGRRDDQVKLRGFRIELGEIESVLSGCAGVDGAAVVVREDRPGVRQLVGYVVPDPGTDLDTGAVRASVAGLLPEYMVPQVLVVMDALPLTVNGKLDARALPAPDLTPSGDGRDPATEAERVLAEAFASVLGLPGVDADANFFELGGDSIVSIKLVSQVRKGGLVITPRDVFEHRTAAGLAAVARPVGELPAQDPDAGIGEVPLTPMTHWLRDHGGRMERFHQSVLLQVPARTTLATLTSALAAVLDHHDALRLRLTVSGGDWSYEVRERGAVDAAGCVSRADIAGADGAKVRAVIAEEAERAVSLLSPVDGAMVRAVWFDAGPDVPGRLLILAHHLAVDGVSWRILVPDLAEAWQAVAESREPAPQPVGTSWRSWSQWLTARASEPARAAQVTWWAEQLGDGDVPVTVETRDPALDTMGTQDALVLTLPEPVTEPLLTKVPAAARGSVEDVLLTGFALAVADWRRRRGLGAGTEVLVDLERHGRQIPEGEELDISRTVGWFTSLAPVRLDLGPVQWGRVLTDPAALHKALDRVRETLRRMPDEGVGYGLLRHLNPHTRDTLAALGTPQFGFNYLGRTEVAGGDDGATAPQSPGAGDWAMSADGEVLRQLGGDPEMPATHALSLNVLVQDGPGGPRLVANWTWPRRLLDEEAVRTLAEGWFRALTALAEHTGEGGPAGLAPSDLSLIDLELDDLGVLEAEWRKTR, from the coding sequence ATGAGCACGAACGACACGTCGTCGCTGGAAGCCGTACTGCCGCTCACCCCGCTGCAGGAGGGTCTGCTCTTCCACGCCCAGTACGACGAGCAGTCGGGTCCCGACGTCTACGTCATGCAGCTGGGACTGGACATCGACGGCCCGCTCGACGTGGCCGCACTGCGCGCCGCGGCCCACGCCCTGCTCGGCAGGCACGGCAACCTTCGCGCCGGATTCCGGCACGACGGCCCGCGTGCGCTGCAGTTCGTGCCCAAGGCGACCGACCTGCCCTGGCACGAGGCCGACGTGAGCACCCTCCCGGAGCAGGAGCGGGAGGCGGCACTGCGCAACATCACCGAACGGGACCGCGCGACCCGCTTCGACCTGCGCAACCCACCACTCCTGCGCTTCACCGTCATCCGGGTGGCGAAGGGCAGGCACCGGCTGCTGGTGACCAACCACCACATCCTGCTGGACGGCTGGTCCGCCCCCGTCCTCGTACGCGAGCTGTTCGAGCTGTACGCGGCCGGCGGGGACGCCACGTCCCTGCCTCCCGTGACCCCGTACCGCTACCACCTGGCCTGGCTCGCCAAGCAGGACCGCGAAGGCGCGGTCCGGGCCTGGCGGAGCGCGCTGGACGGACTCGACGAGCCGACCCTGCTCGCCGCGATGCCCGACGACCGGTCCACGACGGTGCTCCCCAGCAAGGTCGCCGTCATGCTCGCACCGGAGACGACCGCCCGGCTGACCGAGCGGACCCGCGAGCACGGCGTCACCCTCAACACGGTGGTGCAGGCCGCGTGGGGGCTGTTGCTGGCCCGGCTCACCGACCGCCGGGACGTCACCTTCGGCATGACCCTCGCGGGCCGCTCGCCGGAGATACCCGGGGTCCACACCATGGTCGGCCTCTTCCTCAACACGGTGCCCGTGCGGGTGCGCGTCGGGCGCGAGGAGACGCTGCTGGAGCTCTGCGAGAAGCTGCAGGAGGAGCAGCGGGCCCTCATGGCTCACCAGCACCTCGGCCTGGCCGACATCCAGCGGGCCGCCGGGCACGGCGACCTGTTCGACACCCTCACCGTCCTCGAGAACTTCCCCGTCGACCCGGCCACGCTCACCCTGCCCGGCGGCCTGTCGGTCGCGGACTTCTTCTCCACGGACGGCGCGCACTACCCGCTCGCCCTCATGGTCATTCCCGGCGACTCCCTGGAACTGCGCTTCACCTACCGGTCCGACGCCTTCGACGCGGCCGAGATCGAAGGCTTCGGCAAGCGGCTCACCGCCGTGCTGGAGGCCTTCGCCGCCGAGCCCTCGCGGCCGACCGGCGCGGTCGAGCTGCTGGACGCCGACGAGCGCGCCAGGCTGCTCCGCACCTGGAACCCGGCCCCCGTCCCGGCCCCCGCGCGCACCCTGCCCGAGCTGCTGGCACTGCGCGCGGCCGAGACACCGGACCGGGAGGCACTGGTCCGCGGCGACCGGTCGCTGACGTACGCGGAGACGACCCGCCGGGCGGAGGAGATCGCCGCCTGGCTGCTCGACCGCGGCGTGCGCCCGGAGGAGCCGGTCGGCATCGCGATGGAACGCTCCGTCGACTTCGTGCTCGCCGTCCTCGGCGTGCTGCGGGCCGGCGCGGTCTACGTACCCGTCGACCACCGCTGGCCCGGCTCCCGGCGCGCGGACGTCCTCCAGGACAGCGGCACCACCCTGGTTCTGGAGGACGGCGACCTGCCCGGGTCCTACCCGGTCCCCGCCGGCGGCGTACCGATGCCGCCCGGACCGGAGCGGCTCGCCTACGTCATGTACACCTCCGGCTCCACGGGCCGGCCCAAGGGCGTCGCCGTCACCCACCGGGGGATCGCCGACCTGGCCGCCGACAGCCGCTTCGCGGGCGGCGCCCAGGAGCGGGTGCTGATGCACTCGGCCCACGCGTTCGACGCGTCGACGTACGAGATGTGGATCCCGCTGCTGAGCGGCGGGACCCTGGTCGTCGGGCCGCCCGGCGAGCTGGACATGGCCACCATCGGGCGGACCGTCGCCGAAGGGCGTGTCACCGCCGCCCTGTTCACCACCGGCCTGTTCCGGCTGATCGCCGCCGAGGCCCCGGAGATCCTCCGGCCGATGCGCGAAGTGTGGGCCGGCGGCGAGGCGGTGCCCGCCGCCTCGGTGCGCCAGGTGCTGGAGGCCTGCCCGGATCTCACGGTCGTGGACGCGTACGGGCCGACCGAAGTCACCGTCATCGCGGCCGCGCACCCGCTCGCCGCGGACCGGCCCGTGCCGGACCCGGTGCCGATCGGCCGCCCCTTCGACGGCAAGCAGGTCTACGTACTCGACAGCGGGCTCGGCCTCTGCCCGGTGGGTGTTCCGGGTGAGCTGTACGTGTCGGGTGTGGGGCTGGCGCGTGGGTATCTGGGGCGTGCCGGTCTGACGTCTGAGCGGTTCGTGGCGAATCCGTTCGGGGTGCCGGGGTCCCGGTTGTACCGGACGGGTGATGTGGTGCGGTGGCGTGCCGATGGGGTGCTGGAGTTCGTCGGGCGCCGGGACGACCAGGTGAAGCTGCGCGGTTTCCGCATCGAACTCGGCGAGATCGAGTCCGTGCTCGCCGGCCACGACGCCGTCGGCCAGGCCGCCGTCCTGGTACGCGAGGACCGGCCCGGGATCCGGCAGCTCGTCGGCTACGTGGTGCCCGCCGCCGGGTCGGGACTCGACACGGAGGAACTGCGCGCCTGGGCCGCCGAACGGCTCCCGGAGTACATGGTCCCGCGGCCCGTCGTCGCCCTGGACGCCCTGCCGCTCACCACCAACGGCAAGATCGACACGAACGCGCTTCCCGTCCCCGAGTACGGCACGGAGGAGGCCCGCGGACCGCGCACCCCGCACGAGGAACTGCTGTGCGGGTTGTTCCAGGAGGTGCTCGGCCTGCCCTCCGTGTCCGTCGACGACAACTTCTTCGAGCTCGGCGGCCACTCCCTGCTCGCCACCCGGCTCGTCAGCCGGGTGCGCGCGGTGCTCGGCGTCGAGCTGTCGATCCGGCGCGTCTTCGAGGAGCCCACCGCCGCCCGGCTCGCCGCCCACCTCATGGACGGTGCCGCCCCGGCCCGTACACCGCTGCGCCCGGCCGACCGTCCCGAGCGGGTGCCGCTGTCGTTCGCCCAGCGGCGGCTGTGGTTCCTCAACCGGATGGAGGGGCCGAGCGCCACCTACAACATCCCCTTCGCCGTCCGGCTCTCCGGCGAACTGAGCGTGCGGGCGCTGGCCGAGGCCCTCGGCGACGTGGTCGCCAGGCACGAGTCGCTGCGCACCGTGTTCCCGGACACCGACGGCGAGCCCTGGCAGCAGGTCGTGCCCGCGGGCGTGGCGGCCGTCGACGTCGAGGTCACCGACGTGACCGAGGAGCGGCTGCCGGCCGCCCTCGACGCGGCCGGAGCCACGGGCTTCGACCTGGCCCGCGAACTGCCGCTGCGCGCACGGCTGTTCCGGACCGCACCGGACGAGCACGTGCTGTGCGTCGTCGTCCACCACATCGCCGGGGACGGCTGGTCGCAGGCCCCGCTCTCCCGCGACCTCGGCGAGGCATACCGGGCCCGGCTCGCCGGTGAGGCGCCGCAGTGGCGGCCGCTGCCGGTGCAGTACGCGGACTACACGCTGTGGCAGCGAGGGCTGCTGGGCGACGAGCACGACGAGGACAGCCTCGCGGCCACCCAGCAGGCCTACTGGGCCGAACAGCTCGCAGGTGCGCCGCAGGAGCTGGAGCTGCCCGCCGATCGGCCCCGCCCGCCCGTCGCCACCCACCGGGGCTCCCATGTCCCCGTCACCGTCGACACGGAGCTCGCGCAGCGCCTGCGCGGCCTCGCCACCAAGACGGACACCACGCCGTTCATGGTCTTCCAGGCGGCTCTCGCGGCACTCCTGTCCCGACTCGGTGCCGGGACCGACATCCCGATCGGCACACCGGTCGCGGGCCGGATGGACGCGGCGGCCGACGACCTCGTCGGCTTCTTCGTCAACACCCTGGTGCTGCGCACCGACGTGTCCGGCGACCCGAGCTTCCTCGACCTGCTGCACCGGGCCCGCAGGACCGCCCTGGACGCCTACGCGCACCAGGACCTGCCCTTCGAGCGGCTGGTCGACCTCGTCGGCGCGGACCGCTCCCTGGCGCACAACCCGCTCTTCCAGGTGCTGATCGCATACCAGAACAACACCTCGGGCGAACTGGAACTGCCAGGTCTGCGGGTCACCGTCCAGGACATGATGCTGCCGGTCGCCAAGGTGGACCTGGAGCTGAGCGTCGCCGAGGGCGCCGACGGCGGCATCTCCGGCATCCTCGGCTACAGCACCGACCTGTTCGACCGGGACAGCGCGGCGCGCGTCGCCGGCCACCTGGTCACGCTGTTGCGCGCGGTGGTGGCCGACCCGAGGGTGCCCGTACGCAGCCTGGAGATTCTGCCCGAGGGGCAGCGCGCTCAGTTGCTCACGCACTGGAACGACAGCGAACGGCCGGTGCCCGCCGGTACCGTCCCCGAGCTCTTCGCCCGGCAGGCCGAGGCTGTACCGACCCGTCCCGCGGTCGTCGCGGGCGGCACCACCCTGGACTACGCGGCCCTGGCCGGCCGTGCGAACCGGCTCGCCAGGCTGCTGATCGAGCGGGGTGTCGGACCCGAGGACCGGGTCGCGCTCGTACTGCCCCGCTCGGCCGAACTGACCACCGCGCTGCTGGCCGTGATGACCAGTGGCGGAGCCTACGTACCGGTCGACCCGAACCATCCGGCCGACCGGATCGCGTACATGATCCGCGACAGTGCCCCCGCGCTCGTCGTCACCGTCGCCGGTTCCGCCGGCCGGCTGCCTGCCGGATACGGCGAGCCGCTGGTCCTCGACAGCCCCGGGACCGTCGACGCGCTCGCCGGCCTCTCCGGGGCCGAGGTCACGGACGCGGACCGCCGCTCGCCGCTGTCGCCCGACCACCCGGCGTACGTCATCTACACCTCGGGGTCCACCGGGCGGCCCAAGGGCGTCTCGGTCACCCACCGGGGACTGGGCAACCTCGCCGCCTGGCACGCCGAGCGGCTCGGTGTGACCCGGGAGAGCAGGGTGGGGCAGTTCGCGGCACCCAGCTTCGACGCCTCCGCCTGGGAGACGGTCATGGCGCTCCTCAACGGTGCCGCGCTCGTCCTGACCCCGGCCGACGGCCCGGTCCTGGGCGGGGCACTCACCGGCTTCCTGACGGGCGAGCGGATCACCCACGCGACCCTCACCCCCACGGCCCTGTCCGGCGCGGATCCGCAGGACGCCCCCACGGGCCTGACCCTGGTGACCGCGGGCGAGGCCTGCCCTCGCGACCTCGCCGCCCGGTGGTCTCCCGGCCGCCGGGTGATCAACGCCTACGGCCCGACCGAGACCACGGTCTGTGCCACGGCGAGCAGCCCGGTGGACGGCACCGTCACCCCGCCCATCGGCGGGCCGATCGCCAACACCAGGGTGTACGTCCTGGACCCGGCCCTGAATCTCTGTGCGGTGGGTGTTCCGGGTGAGCTGTACGTGTCGGGTGTGGGGCTGGCGCGTGGGTATCTGGGGCGTGCCGGTCTGACGTCTGAGCGGTTCGTGGCGAATCCGTTCGGGGTGCCGGGGTCCCGGTTGTACCGGACGGGTGATGTGGTGCGGTGGCGTGCCGATGGGGTGCTGGAGTTCGTCGGGCGCCGGGACGACCAGGTGAAGCTGCGCGGTTTCCGCATCGAACTCGGCGAGATCGAGTCCGTACTGTCCGGGTGCGCGGGCGTGGACGGTGCGGCCGTCGTCGTACGTGAGGACCGGCCCGGAGTCCGGCAGCTCGTCGGCTACGTGGTCCCCGATCCGGGCACGGACCTGGACACCGGTGCCGTGCGCGCGTCCGTGGCGGGCCTGCTGCCCGAGTACATGGTCCCGCAGGTGCTCGTCGTCATGGACGCCCTGCCCCTCACGGTGAACGGCAAGCTCGACGCGAGGGCGCTCCCCGCACCCGACCTGACCCCCTCCGGTGACGGCCGGGACCCGGCCACCGAGGCCGAGCGGGTCCTCGCCGAGGCGTTCGCCTCGGTGCTCGGCCTCCCGGGGGTGGACGCCGACGCCAACTTCTTCGAGCTGGGCGGCGACAGCATCGTCTCCATCAAGCTCGTCAGCCAGGTCCGCAAGGGCGGATTGGTCATCACGCCCCGGGACGTCTTCGAGCACCGGACGGCCGCCGGACTCGCGGCCGTCGCCCGCCCCGTCGGCGAACTCCCGGCGCAGGACCCCGACGCCGGGATCGGCGAGGTACCGCTCACCCCGATGACGCACTGGCTGCGCGATCACGGCGGCCGCATGGAGCGGTTCCACCAGTCCGTGCTGCTCCAGGTTCCCGCCCGGACGACCCTCGCGACCCTGACCTCCGCACTCGCCGCCGTGCTCGACCACCACGACGCCCTGCGGCTGCGGCTCACGGTGAGCGGCGGCGACTGGTCCTACGAGGTCCGGGAACGTGGAGCGGTGGACGCGGCCGGCTGCGTGAGCCGGGCGGACATCGCCGGCGCGGACGGCGCGAAGGTACGGGCCGTCATCGCCGAGGAGGCGGAGCGGGCGGTCTCGCTGCTCTCCCCGGTGGACGGTGCCATGGTGCGGGCCGTGTGGTTCGACGCCGGTCCCGACGTGCCCGGACGCCTCCTGATCCTCGCCCACCACCTGGCCGTCGACGGGGTGTCGTGGCGGATCCTCGTACCCGATCTCGCCGAGGCGTGGCAGGCGGTCGCCGAGTCCCGGGAGCCCGCGCCGCAGCCCGTCGGTACCTCGTGGCGCAGCTGGTCGCAGTGGCTCACCGCCCGCGCGTCCGAGCCCGCCCGCGCCGCTCAGGTCACCTGGTGGGCAGAGCAGCTCGGCGACGGGGACGTGCCCGTGACCGTGGAGACGCGCGACCCGGCCCTCGACACCATGGGCACTCAGGACGCGCTCGTGCTGACCCTGCCCGAGCCGGTCACGGAGCCGCTCCTCACGAAGGTGCCCGCCGCCGCGCGGGGCTCCGTCGAGGACGTGCTCCTGACCGGATTCGCCTTGGCCGTCGCCGACTGGCGGCGGCGGCGCGGACTCGGCGCCGGCACCGAGGTGCTGGTCGACCTCGAGCGCCACGGCAGGCAGATCCCCGAGGGCGAGGAGCTCGACATCTCCCGCACCGTCGGCTGGTTCACCAGCCTGGCGCCGGTGCGGCTGGACCTCGGACCGGTGCAGTGGGGCAGGGTCCTCACCGACCCGGCCGCCCTGCACAAGGCCCTCGACCGGGTCCGGGAGACGCTGCGACGGATGCCGGACGAGGGCGTCGGCTACGGCCTGCTGCGCCACCTCAACCCGCACACCCGCGACACGCTGGCCGCCCTCGGCACCCCGCAGTTCGGCTTCAACTACCTGGGTCGCACCGAGGTCGCCGGGGGGGACGACGGCGCGACCGCGCCGCAGAGCCCCGGCGCCGGTGACTGGGCCATGTCCGCCGACGGAGAGGTGCTCCGGCAGCTCGGCGGCGACCCGGAGATGCCGGCCACCCACGCGCTGTCCCTCAACGTCCTGGTCCAGGACGGCCCGGGCGGACCGCGGCTGGTGGCCAACTGGACCTGGCCGCGCCGCCTGCTGGACGAGGAGGCCGTACGGACGCTGGCCGAGGGATGGTTCCGCGCCCTGACGGCGCTCGCGGAGCACACGGGCGAGGGCGGGCCGGCCGGCCTCGCCCCGTCGGACCTGTCACTGATCGACCTCGAACTCGACGATCTCGGGGTACTGGAAGCTGAGTGGAGGAAGACCCGGTGA